The Camelina sativa cultivar DH55 chromosome 14, Cs, whole genome shotgun sequence genome includes a window with the following:
- the LOC104743679 gene encoding uncharacterized protein LOC104743679, with amino-acid sequence MAGFSSQHQQDILQHFPFAVGSLPVWYLGLPLLTRSMTHADYLPLLERIRLRISSWTGRFLSFAGRLQLIKSLLSSLTNFWLSVFRLPKRCLQEIDSLFSTFLWSGPDLNSKKAKISWLDVCKPKHEGGLGLLRLQDTNTVCILKLIWRLVSASNSLWVNWWNTAANGACVLCQGYGETREHLFFSCSYSSSVWSALVQRLLGVRFTISWATLGPMLVDSSTPRLQLFVMRYVFQSIIHSIWRERNARRHGEAPTPSSSLCRFIDKNIRNRLLTLKTTSGYEDGLPLWFQTHPLSTTSRS; translated from the exons ATGGCTGGTTTTTCTTCCCAACATCAGCAAGACATCCTCCAGCACTTCCCGTTTGCTGTTGGCTCTCTCCCTGTCTGGTATTTGGGGCTTCCCCTCCTCACTCGTTCTATGACACATGCTGATTATCTACCTCTACTTGAACGCATTCGCCTTCGTATCTCCTCCTGGACAGGACGTTTCTTGTCTTTTGCGGGCAGGCTTCAGTTAATCAAATCATTGTTATCCAGCTTAACCAACTTCTGGCTCTCTGTTTTCCGTCTGCCGAAACGGTGCCTTCAGGAGATTGATAGCCTTTTCTCGACTTTCTTGTGGTCTGGTCCGGACCTAAACTCGAAAAAGGCGAAAATATCTTGGCTTGATGTGTGTAAACCAAAGCATGAGGGAGGTTTGGGGCTTCTTCGTCTGCAGGATACGAATACAGTTTGCATTTTGAAGCTCATTTGGCGTCTTGTGTCTGCTAGTAACTCCCTTTGGGTCAACTGG TGGAACACTGCTGCAAATGGAGCTTGTGTTCTCTGTCAGGGTTATGGGGAAACGAGAGAACATCTATTTTTCTCCTGCTCCTACTCTTCAAGCGTGTGGTCAGCTCTGGTTCAGAGATTGTTGGGGGTTCGGTTCACTATTTCCTGGGCAACTTTGGGTCCTATGCTTGTTGACTCTTCTACTCCAAGGCTTCAACTCTTTGTCATGCGCTATGTCTTTCAGTCTATTATACATAGCATTTGGCGGGAACGTAATGCTCGAAGGCATGGCGAAGCTCCTACTCCGTCATCCTCCCTCTGCCGCTTCATCGACAAGAATATCCGCAATCGTTTACTCACACTGAAAACCACCTCTGGCTATGAGGATGGTCTTCCACTTTGGTTTCAAACTCATCCTCTTTCTACTACTTCACGCTCTTAA